A genomic region of Arvicola amphibius chromosome X, mArvAmp1.2, whole genome shotgun sequence contains the following coding sequences:
- the LOC119804582 gene encoding olfactory receptor 11A1-like, translating into MPAVGPGNTTMVVTEFFLLGFGDLKELSPLLFLVFGIVYLVTVSGNLLLVALVCTQQGLQTPMYFFLANLSGLEVCYTSNIVPRMLVDLLREDRAISMVGCITQLYFFGALGSTECYLLAVMSYDRYLAVCWPLHYTTLLHRTLSLGLAIGSWLCGFSVAAAFQAAMLSSLTFCGGNEVDHFFCDLKPLQKLSCSDPYLVNLVCMSLTSLVTLVPFGLTLASYWKILSVVLHIPSIVGRQKAFSTCSSHLVVVTLFYGTLILVYAVPLAAQVPALNKTFSLFYTVVTPMCNPLIYSLKNKDVKEAVRKLRIHWYDFSFT; encoded by the coding sequence ATGCCTGCAGTGGGGCCAGGAAATACCACTATGGTGGTAACTGAGTTTTTTCTACTAGGGTTTGGAGACCTCAAGGAACTGAGCCCCTTGCTCTTCCTGGTATTTGGTATTGTCTATCTAGTCACAGTTTCTGGTAACCTTCTTCTTGTGGCACTGGTATGCACCCAACAAGGACTCCAGACTCCAATGTACTTCTTTCTAGCAAATCTTTCAGGCTTGGAGGTCTGTTATACATCCAACATTGTACCCCGGATGCTGGTGGACTTACTGCGGGAAGATAGGGCAATCTCCATGGTAGGTTGTATAACTCAGCTATACTTCTTCGGGGCCCTGGGAAGCACTGAGTGTTATCTCCTGGCAGTAATGTCTTATGACAGGTACTTGGCTGTCTGCTGGCCCTTGCACTATACAACACTATTACACAGAACCCTAAGTCTGGGACTTGCAATTGGCTCATGGCTTTGTGGCTTCTCAGTGGCAGCTGCCTTCCAGGCTGCTATGCTATCTAGCTTGACTTTCTGTGGAGGCAATGAGGTTGACCATTTCTTCTGTGACTTGAAGCCTCTGCAGAAGCTCTCCTGCTCTGATCCCTACTTGGTTAACCTAGTCTGCATGAGTCTAACATCCTTGGTAACGCTGGTCCCCTTTGGACTAACTTTAGCCTCCTACTGGAAGATTCTTTCTGTGGTCTTACATATCCCTTCCATTGTTGGCAGGCAAAAGGCGTTCTCCACTTGTTCTTCTCATCTAGTAGTTGTGACTTTGTTTTATGGAACTTTAATCTTGGTCTATGCTGTGCCCTTGGCTGCCCAGGTGCCAGCTCTCAATAAGACCTTCTCCTTGTTTTATACTGTTGTCACTCCAATGTGTAACCCTCTTATCTACAGCCTCAAGAACAAAGATGTCAAGGAGGCTGtaagaaaattaagaattcaTTGGTATGATTTTAGCTTCACTTAA
- the LOC119804531 gene encoding olfactory receptor 10A5-like, producing MGNLTMVKEFLLLGFGSLHGLQFFLFGTFLGIYIMTLLGNILILTVTSSDRSLQTPMYFFLSNFSFLEIWYTTSIAPKMLKTLLSAQEAISFAGCVAQFYFFGSMAVAECFLLAAMSYDRYLAICSPLQYPSLMSLHTCILLAGGSWLGGFITPVVTVTMTFQLQFCASNEIDHFFCDLAPVLKLACSDPEEVEKATFLMASFVTMVPFLLTVASYTNIVVAVLRIPSAAGKQKAFSTCSSHLIVVTLYYGTLGTVYAIPTATQVTALNKAFSLLYTVVTPMVNPIVYSLRNKDVKRAVQRLLSEWKHAAKT from the coding sequence ATGGGTAATCTGACCATGGTAAAAGAATTTCTCCTTCTGGGATTTGGAAGCCTCCATGGCTTacagtttttcctttttggaaCATTTCTTGGAATCTATATAATGACCTTACTGGGGAATATTCTTATCCTTACAGTCACTTCCAGTGACCGCAGCCTCCAaactcccatgtacttcttcctgtcCAATTTCTCCTTCCTTGAGATCTGGTATACAACCTCCATTGCTCCTAAGATGCTGAAGACCCTTCTCTCTGCTCAGGAGGCAATTTCTTTTGCGGGATGTGTggctcagttttatttctttggctCCATGGCAGTAGCTGAGTGCTTTCTCCTGGCAGCGATGTCTTATGACCGATACCTTGCTATATGCAGCCCACTTCAGTACCCTTCTCTCATGAGCCTCCACACATGTATCTTGCTTGCAGGCGGATCTTGGCTGGGTGGCTTTATAACTCCTGTTGTCACCGTCACTATGACTTTCcaacttcagttttgtgcatccAATGAGATTGATCATTTCTTTTGTGACCTTGCCCCAGTGCTGAAGCTAGCTTGCTCAGATCctgaggaagtagaaaaagcaaCTTTCCTCATGGCCTCCTTTGTCACCATGGTGCCCTTCCTGCTTACTGTAGCCTCCTATACAAACATTGTGGTTGCTGTCCTCAGGATACCATCAGCtgctggaaaacagaaagctttttCTACGTGCTCCTCCCACCTCATCGTCGTCACTCTGTACTATGGAACTCTGGGAACAGTGTATGCTATCCCCACAGCGACACAGGTCACTGCCCTAAACAAAGCCTTCTCACTGCTCTACACCGTGGTCACCCCCATGGTCAATCCCATTGTGTACAGCCTAAGAAACAAGGACGTGAAAAGGGCAGTGCAGAGACTTCTGAGCGAGTGGAAGCACGCCGCGAAGACCTAA